The Neovison vison isolate M4711 chromosome 13, ASM_NN_V1, whole genome shotgun sequence genome includes a region encoding these proteins:
- the GNPNAT1 gene encoding glucosamine 6-phosphate N-acetyltransferase, with product MKPDETPMFDPSLLKEVDWSQNTATFSPAISPTHPGEGLVLRPLCTADLNRGFFKVLGQLTETGVVNPEQFMKSFEHMKKSGDYYVTVVEDVTLGQIVATATLIIEHKFIHSCAKRGRVEDVVVSDECRGKQLGKLLLSTLTLLSKKLNCYKITLECLPQNVGFYKKFGYTVSEENYMCRRFLK from the exons ATGAAACCTGATGAAACTCCTATGTTTGACCCAAGTCTACTCAAAGAAGTGGACTGGAGCCAGAATACAGCTACATTTTCTCCAGCCATTTCCCCAACACATCCTGGAGAAGGTTTGGTCTTGAGGCCCCTTTGTACTGCTGACTTAAATAGAG GTTTTTTTAAGGTACTAGGTCAACTGACAGAGACTGGTGTTGTCAACCCTGAACAATTTATGA AATCTTTTGAGCACATGAAGAAATCTGGAGATTATTATGTTACAGTTGTGGAAGATGTGACTTTAGGACAAATTGTTGCTACAGCAACTCTGATAATAGAACATAAATTCATCCATTCCTGTGCTAAG AGAGGAAGAGTAGAAGATGTTGTTGTTAGTGATGAATGCAGAGGAAAGCAGCTTGGCAAACT GTTATTATCAACCCTTACTTTGCTAAGCAAGAAACTGAACTGTTATAAGATTACCCTTGAATGTCTACCACAAAATGTTGGTTTCTATAAAAAGTTTGGATATACAGTATCTGAAGAAAACTACATGTGTCGGAGGTTTCTAAAgtaa